Proteins encoded within one genomic window of Humulus lupulus chromosome 1, drHumLupu1.1, whole genome shotgun sequence:
- the LOC133813236 gene encoding V-type proton ATPase subunit G3-like, translating to MDSLRSGHGGIQMLLTAEQEAQHIISSARNLRTVRLKQAKDEADQEMALYRSNMEADHQNRKSQTSSESIAKQLEEETQIRIQSLKESALKVSPDVVAMLLNYVTTVKN from the exons ATGGATTCCTTAAGATCAGGACACGGAGGCATACAGATGCTACTAACAGCAGAACAAGAGGCTCAGCATATTATTTCTAGCGCCAGAAACT TAAGGACGGTTCGATTGAAGCAAGCGAAAGACGAAGCAGATCAGGAAATGGCACTTTACCGCTCTAACATGGAAGCTGACCACCAAAATAGAAAATCCCAG ACGAGCTCTGAATCCATTGCCAAACAGCTTGAAGAGGAAACCCAGATTAGGATCCAAAGCTTGAAGGAATCTGCCTTGAAAGTCTCACCAGATGTCGTTGCCATGCTGCTCAACTATGTTACAACcgttaaaaattaa